The following are from one region of the Anomaloglossus baeobatrachus isolate aAnoBae1 chromosome 1, aAnoBae1.hap1, whole genome shotgun sequence genome:
- the LOC142303765 gene encoding uncharacterized protein LOC142303765, translated as MPPGGDVETLSSLCLQNIAENMQSVWMSDYTDKNMEEYNFLYIEGPFNQLTGPLVQQLIRLLGDSHKLTKAGLHLLLQPHLTELSLRPCAGLVNKAMVQLVTVRCKLLTSLDLHSCNRVPAASLASLVEHLPRLQKLYLSDTQSDSLVLAAIGSFCQRLRELDLSRCKKISASSLLTLVYDVKNGRFCCQALRVLLLQDVMPHGNPEQWVHAICFVLLALPYLEQFANPSMADAMRLLYLGKLSPSDFPPENFPSLSEVAKTRPALEDKKENTRTRVQNHMLHLKKLEDLDEDDASTLGSLCQRLEEVAIALRSQNEGSWSLVQWPNLTHLILHCPECPQRRLEEILTTIHPISKNLRLLSLQNLLWCHEESLSTLVTWCPNLQSFQSHLTVPRHTASHNGPELPPWPGDPLLLPHLHTFNLLLEVEDVLHPNFVHKLGGFLVAVLKGCPKLESLSLCGIPAPLDGVFEVVYGSHQPEPLQGLREVSLCSSNITQWGVSLILRAKNNLKTLDLSHCKDVMCRDYHKLQKMVRQDKRSVSITWQ; from the exons ATGCCCCCGGGTGGTGATGTGGAGACCCTCTCATCCCTGTGCCTGCAGAACATTGCAGAGAATATGCAGAGCGTCTGGATGTCGGACTACACGGACAAGAACATGGAGGAGTACAACTTTCTATATATTGAGGGGCCCTTCAACCAGCTGA CCGGGCCCCTGGTGCAGCAGCTCATTCGACTCCTTGGAGACTCTCATAAGTTGACTAAAGCCGGACTCCATCTGCTGCTCCAGCCTCACCTGACCGAACTGAGCCTGCGCCCTTGTGCCGGCCTAGTGAATAAAGCCATGGTCCAACTGGTGACTGTCCGCTGTAAG TTGCTGACGTCGCTGGACTTGCACTCCTGTAACCGTGTCCCTGCCGCCTCCTTGGCCTCACTAGTGGAGCACTTGCCTCGCCTCCAGAAGCTCTACCTCTCAGATACTCAGAGTGATTCACTCGTCTTGGCCGCCATTGGCAGCTTTTGTCAGAGGCTTCGTGAGCTGGACTTATCACGATGTAAGAAGATCTCCGCTTCCTCCCTGTTGACCTTGGTCTATGATGTAAAGAATGGACGGTTCTGCTGCCAGGCTCTACGAGTTCTGCTCCTGCAGGATGTAATGCCGCACGGAAACCCTGAGCAGTGGGTCCATGCCATATGCTTTGTGTTACTGGCCCTTCCTTACCTTGAACAGTTTGCCAACCCCTCTATGGCAGACGCCATGCGTCTTCTTTACCTTGGGAAGTTGAGCCCTTCTGATTTTCCTCCTGAAAACTTTCCCTCATTGTCTGAGGTGGCCAAAACCAGGCCTGCCTTAGAGGACAAAAAGGAGAATACAAGGACTAGGGTACAAAACCACATGCTACACCTTAAGAAGCTTGAAGACCTCGATGAGGACGACGCATCTACACTGGGATCTTTGTGCCAAAGACTTGAAGAAGTGGCCATCGCCCTCAGGAGCCAAAATGAAGGGTCTTGGAGTCTTGTTCAGTGGCCAAACCTTACCCACCTGATCCTGCATTGCCCTGAATGTCCCCAGAGGAGGCTGGAGGAGATCCTAACCACCATCCATCCCATCAGTAAGAACCtgcgcctcctgtcactgcagaatcTGCTCTGGTGCCATGAGGAGTCCTTGTCCACCCTGGTAACCTGGTGCCCAAACCTGCAGAGCTTCCAGAGCCACCTCACTGTGCCCCGCCATACGGCTTCACATAATGGCCCTGAGCTTCCTCCGTGGCCGGGTGACCCTCTCTTGTTACCCCACTTGCACACCTTCAACTTGCTCCTGGAGGTAGAGGACGTCTTGCACCCCAACTTTGTACATAAACTTGGGGGGTTCTTGGTAGCTGTTTTGAAGGGATGTCCTAAACTGGAGTCTCTGTCGCTCTGTGGGATTCCTGCTCCTCTTGATGGGGTGTTTGAGGTTGTGTATGGGTCACATCAGCCTGAGCCTCTCCAGGGACTGCGGGAGGTGTCGCTCTGCAGCAGTAACATCACTCAGTGGGGGGTGTCCCTAATACTGAGGGCCAAAAACAACCTAAAGACTCTGGACTTATCTCATTGTAAGGACGTGATGTGCAGAGACTACCACAAGCTGCAGAAGATGGTGCGGCAGGACAAGAGGAGCGTGAGCATCACATGGCAGTGA